A single genomic interval of Spirosoma taeanense harbors:
- a CDS encoding coiled-coil domain-containing protein: MRSSKEIATNYLERFVRLCESTNKFILIGLTVLFGNWIAVVESHYSDYEYSLIRKREEKAKVQTKLTRINKQINTVDKAVAKLTENREKISEDVPDTSVGDSVLAQSDTKQGQLANLNERIKKLQDSLSQLNVEKQKKQSTVSAIGNQIAQLTSKSFDGTPFGLLALFVSRPREGAVVLGVLLLSVLIYVYVVRRNALRLAGRLIRLCDSDQALKLLPADDILVSSPLWLAPAPVRDGTGVCANRLKEMLGWGGVAQNRRLQLALVFLIILFWQIRLTFITIKMNVINPADMVENTLQYGTNLLVSVSLFITLLSALLMILWVAGPWPVEDAYNHEPNSSRISRSEFIGVASTMVVTILLGIFASTSRAQLLMNGHLPRSRYRKQIKYVWRGNTGLYTNRKSGKQHWMEKKKNFSLSLSIKNASDYEKFAKSTQLIKQAKQVNFDALPKKQVAIYCERMALGHLFNKDVSTAFTTLIAGVIRASPAQAQRLVGLMRRVRAKYQDEAPVLFNLLQPYKQNEVINSLLKGWDSEYLTLPQRVKGRWTWDGQPI, from the coding sequence ATGCGCTCGTCTAAAGAAATAGCAACTAATTATTTAGAGCGATTCGTTCGCCTGTGCGAGAGCACCAACAAGTTTATTTTAATCGGCTTAACGGTGTTGTTTGGTAACTGGATAGCGGTAGTTGAATCCCATTACAGTGATTATGAATATAGTTTGATTCGTAAGCGGGAAGAGAAAGCGAAGGTACAGACGAAACTAACGCGGATAAATAAGCAAATCAATACGGTAGATAAAGCAGTTGCCAAACTAACTGAAAATCGAGAAAAAATAAGCGAAGACGTTCCGGATACATCGGTAGGGGATAGTGTTTTAGCACAATCAGATACCAAGCAAGGACAGTTAGCCAATTTAAACGAACGAATAAAAAAATTACAGGATTCACTGAGCCAATTAAACGTAGAGAAGCAAAAAAAGCAGAGTACTGTATCGGCTATAGGTAACCAAATAGCTCAGTTAACAAGTAAAAGCTTTGACGGTACACCATTCGGTTTGCTGGCATTATTTGTTAGCCGGCCCCGTGAGGGAGCTGTCGTACTGGGTGTATTGCTGTTGTCCGTACTTATTTACGTATACGTAGTCAGGCGTAATGCTTTACGTCTGGCGGGTCGATTAATTCGGTTATGTGATTCAGACCAAGCCTTAAAATTGTTACCCGCCGATGATATTCTTGTGTCGTCGCCATTGTGGTTGGCTCCGGCACCGGTTCGCGATGGCACGGGGGTCTGTGCCAATCGATTAAAAGAGATGCTGGGGTGGGGGGGCGTGGCACAAAATCGACGTCTTCAGCTGGCCCTTGTGTTTTTAATTATTCTGTTCTGGCAAATTCGACTAACGTTCATCACAATTAAGATGAATGTGATCAATCCGGCTGATATGGTTGAAAATACCCTTCAATATGGAACGAATCTGCTGGTGTCAGTTAGTTTGTTTATTACGCTGCTATCCGCTTTGCTAATGATTCTCTGGGTAGCGGGCCCTTGGCCTGTTGAAGATGCATATAATCATGAGCCAAACAGTAGTCGTATATCCCGTAGCGAATTTATTGGAGTAGCATCAACAATGGTTGTTACGATCTTGTTGGGAATATTTGCGTCGACCTCACGTGCTCAACTACTTATGAACGGGCATCTGCCCCGGTCTCGTTATCGTAAGCAAATTAAATACGTATGGAGAGGCAACACGGGTCTCTATACAAACAGAAAGTCAGGTAAGCAGCATTGGATGGAAAAAAAGAAAAATTTTTCGTTATCATTGAGCATCAAAAACGCATCAGATTACGAAAAATTTGCTAAAAGCACTCAGTTAATTAAACAAGCTAAACAGGTAAATTTTGATGCTTTACCAAAAAAACAGGTAGCTATTTACTGCGAACGCATGGCTTTGGGCCACTTATTCAATAAAGATGTCAGCACAGCATTTACAACATTAATAGCAGGAGTAATTAGGGCCAGTCCAGCCCAAGCGCAACGGCTGGTAGGGCTTATGCGACGAGTGAGAGCAAAATACCAGGATGAAGCTCCTGTTTTATTCAATTTATTGCAACCTTATAAGCAAAATGAGGTTATAAATTCTTTGCTGAAGGGATGGGATAGCGAGTACCTGACCCTACCCCAACGTGTGAAAGGACGTTGGACATGGGATGGGCAACCGATATAG
- a CDS encoding tagaturonate reductase: protein MSRLNRSTHPAPVFPERILQFGTGVLLRGLPDYLVQKANSEGKFNGSIVVVKSTDSQTDEFSGQDNLYTVAVRGVQQGQDVSETTVVSAISRVLAAQTQWKEILLIARNPNLQIIISNTTEVGLNYVEESIFQNPPQSFPAKLTAFLYERFRSVGGSKAKGLVVVPTELVTDNGLKLREAVEKLARFNELGKLFTKWLKFHVRFCNSLVDRIVTRPTDEARQALEQEQGYEDELLTFTEPYHLWAIEGDDRVKQTLSFASASPSEIIIDEDINFYRERKLRVLNGSHTLTMPLGYLLGLETVADEMRHPTMSRFIESLMLEEIVPTVPHYSVAGMDQAAVAQFARDVLDRFRNPHLDHLLLNISLQETAKMQARNVATIQRYYSQFDTTPKYIALGFAAYLLFMKAVREEDGKFYGEITVPGGGILTYPIRDERAGYFYGDWKTVKPKDAASIRAFVQSVCADADLWQADLTALPGFVDAVAEDLKSMLKDGVEKTLDKAMA, encoded by the coding sequence ATGTCCCGACTGAACCGTTCAACCCACCCCGCCCCTGTTTTCCCCGAAAGAATCCTGCAATTTGGTACCGGCGTTTTGCTGCGTGGCCTGCCAGATTATCTGGTGCAGAAGGCCAATTCTGAAGGCAAGTTCAACGGTTCCATCGTTGTTGTGAAATCGACCGATAGTCAGACTGATGAGTTTTCGGGGCAGGATAACCTGTACACGGTCGCCGTTCGGGGCGTTCAGCAGGGCCAGGACGTTTCGGAAACGACGGTCGTTTCAGCCATCAGTCGGGTACTGGCCGCGCAGACGCAGTGGAAAGAGATTCTGCTGATTGCCCGCAATCCGAATTTGCAGATCATTATTTCGAACACGACGGAGGTCGGCCTGAATTACGTCGAAGAAAGTATCTTCCAGAATCCGCCCCAGTCATTTCCGGCAAAACTAACCGCTTTTCTCTATGAGCGCTTCCGCAGCGTCGGCGGCTCAAAAGCCAAAGGGCTGGTTGTTGTGCCGACCGAACTGGTAACCGACAACGGGCTGAAACTCCGCGAAGCCGTAGAGAAGCTGGCCAGGTTCAACGAGCTGGGAAAACTGTTTACGAAATGGCTCAAATTTCACGTCCGCTTCTGTAACTCGCTCGTTGACCGGATCGTAACGCGCCCCACCGACGAAGCCAGACAGGCGCTGGAGCAGGAGCAGGGCTACGAAGATGAGCTGCTGACCTTTACGGAACCTTACCACCTCTGGGCCATCGAAGGCGACGACAGGGTTAAACAGACGCTGTCGTTCGCCAGTGCGTCGCCATCCGAGATCATCATTGACGAAGACATCAATTTTTACCGGGAGCGTAAACTTCGCGTTTTGAACGGGTCGCACACGCTCACGATGCCGCTGGGCTACCTGCTGGGTCTGGAAACTGTGGCCGACGAGATGCGGCACCCGACCATGAGCCGGTTTATTGAGTCGCTGATGCTCGAAGAGATCGTGCCGACTGTGCCCCACTACAGTGTTGCGGGCATGGACCAGGCAGCCGTTGCGCAGTTTGCCCGCGATGTTCTTGACCGATTTCGTAACCCGCATCTCGATCACCTACTGCTGAACATTTCGCTCCAGGAAACGGCAAAAATGCAGGCTCGTAACGTCGCGACCATTCAGCGCTATTATAGTCAGTTCGATACAACGCCTAAATACATCGCGTTGGGCTTTGCGGCTTATCTGCTGTTCATGAAAGCCGTCCGGGAAGAGGACGGTAAGTTTTACGGCGAGATTACCGTGCCGGGCGGAGGCATCCTCACCTACCCCATCCGGGACGAACGGGCGGGCTATTTCTACGGCGACTGGAAAACCGTAAAACCCAAAGACGCGGCCAGCATCCGGGCGTTTGTTCAATCCGTCTGCGCCGACGCCGACCTCTGGCAGGCTGACCTGACCGCCCTGCCGGGCTTTGTGGATGCCGTGGCCGAAGACCTGAAATCCATGCTCAAAGACGGCGTTGAGAAAACGCTGGACAAGGCGATGGCGTAG
- a CDS encoding bifunctional 4-hydroxy-2-oxoglutarate aldolase/2-dehydro-3-deoxy-phosphogluconate aldolase, with protein sequence MARIPRLNVYQTIRQVPLVPVFYHPNPDVCAGVVGACYRAGVRAFEFTNRGDFAHERFADLSRLCARDYPDLALGAGTILDAPTAALYLQLGADFIVGPTFSEEVARTCNRRKVAYMPGCATLTEITTAHEWGVEVVKVFPGEVLGPNFIKSLRGPLPFASAMVTGGVEPNRESLSRWFGAGAIAVGMGSQLFPGDVLANQAFDKIEETVRDVVRIIAEL encoded by the coding sequence ATGGCTCGCATTCCCCGTTTGAACGTTTACCAGACCATTCGGCAAGTTCCGCTGGTTCCTGTTTTTTACCATCCCAATCCTGACGTTTGCGCCGGAGTTGTGGGTGCCTGCTACCGGGCCGGCGTCCGGGCGTTTGAGTTCACCAATCGGGGCGATTTTGCCCACGAACGCTTCGCCGACCTGAGTCGGTTATGCGCCCGCGATTACCCCGACCTGGCCCTGGGTGCCGGTACAATCCTGGATGCGCCGACGGCTGCGCTTTACCTGCAGCTTGGGGCCGACTTCATTGTCGGGCCAACATTTAGCGAAGAAGTTGCCCGAACCTGCAACCGGCGGAAGGTCGCTTACATGCCCGGCTGCGCTACCCTTACCGAAATCACGACCGCCCACGAATGGGGCGTTGAAGTCGTGAAAGTTTTTCCGGGCGAAGTCCTGGGCCCTAATTTTATTAAAAGCCTGCGTGGCCCCCTGCCCTTTGCCAGCGCCATGGTAACCGGGGGCGTGGAGCCCAACCGCGAAAGCCTGTCCAGATGGTTTGGGGCGGGGGCTATTGCCGTTGGTATGGGATCGCAATTATTTCCCGGCGATGTGCTGGCTAATCAGGCGTTTGATAAAATTGAAGAGACGGTTCGGGATGTTGTTCGTATTATTGCCGAATTGTAG